A window of Cohnella herbarum contains these coding sequences:
- the iolC gene encoding 5-dehydro-2-deoxygluconokinase yields MSMLRFPEGRALDFVGLGRLCIDLNANEIHRPMEETLTFTKYVGGSPANITIALARLGARAGFIGRVSNDQFGRFITRYLHEENINVDNVIVDDTGSVTGLAFTEIKSPTDCSILMYRDNVADLKLEPADVSEEYIRQARSLLISGTALAKSPSREAVFVALAYARKHGVVTIFDIDYRPYTWVNKAEIAVYCTMVAENCDVVLGGREEFDLLESSEGPQRQDDDETARKWLDHQARIVVVKRGGDGSIVYSRGGERVEGAVFPANVVKTFGAGDSFAGAFIYGLMQGWSLDRCQQYGSASASIVVSSHSCSDAMPTLDQIRDRIDRFVRSGT; encoded by the coding sequence ATGAGCATGTTGCGTTTTCCAGAGGGGCGAGCCCTTGATTTCGTTGGACTTGGCAGATTGTGCATCGATCTGAACGCGAACGAAATCCATCGACCGATGGAGGAGACGTTAACGTTCACCAAATACGTTGGGGGATCGCCCGCGAATATTACGATCGCGCTGGCAAGGCTGGGGGCACGTGCGGGATTTATCGGCCGGGTGTCCAACGATCAATTCGGAAGATTTATTACCCGCTACCTGCATGAGGAGAACATCAACGTGGACAACGTGATCGTCGACGATACCGGCAGCGTAACGGGGCTCGCTTTTACCGAGATTAAATCCCCGACCGATTGCAGTATTCTCATGTATCGGGACAACGTGGCCGACCTTAAGCTCGAGCCGGCAGACGTGAGCGAGGAATACATCCGTCAAGCCCGATCTTTGCTGATCTCGGGAACGGCGCTGGCTAAGAGCCCTTCACGCGAAGCCGTTTTCGTCGCTCTGGCTTATGCCCGCAAGCATGGCGTCGTTACGATCTTCGATATTGACTACCGGCCCTATACATGGGTCAACAAGGCAGAAATCGCGGTTTATTGCACAATGGTCGCGGAAAACTGCGACGTCGTCTTGGGAGGGCGAGAGGAGTTCGATTTGCTGGAATCCTCAGAAGGTCCGCAACGACAGGATGACGATGAAACGGCTCGGAAGTGGCTCGATCATCAAGCCCGTATCGTTGTGGTAAAGCGAGGGGGCGACGGCTCTATCGTATACTCGCGCGGAGGAGAGAGGGTCGAAGGGGCGGTGTTCCCGGCGAACGTCGTGAAAACTTTCGGGGCCGGTGATTCGTTCGCGGGAGCGTTCATATACGGTTTGATGCAAGGCTGGAGCCTTGACCGTTGCCAGCAGTACGGCAGCGCGTCCGCGTCGATCGTCGTTTCAAGCCACAGCTGCTCGGATGCGATGCCGACTTTAGACCAAATCCGCGACAGAATAGATCGCTTTGTCCGTAGCGGAACTTGA
- a CDS encoding class II fructose-bisphosphate aldolase yields MYLRELIQDASGGHYAIPAFNVFGYEDAVAVIRAAEELDAPVILATNPGAVQHMPFPYIAPILTRLAEDATVPVVVHLDHGKSYEYVAMAMAYGYTSVMFDGSQLPLEENIRVTREIVRLAAMRGISTEAEIGSVGYSDPSIQMKHEYSDPEEVFRFAEETGVDAVAVSIGTVHRMEVQGAKIDYDLLSRIEAKVAAPLVLHGSTGVADEDLRKLAATRIAKVNIGTALRMAFGKKLRHEMEIRPDEYDRIRLFSEPMEAVKQEALHKFRILGLGRDA; encoded by the coding sequence GTGTACTTAAGGGAGTTGATTCAAGATGCGTCCGGCGGTCATTACGCCATCCCCGCGTTTAACGTTTTCGGTTACGAGGATGCGGTCGCCGTTATACGGGCGGCGGAGGAATTGGATGCTCCAGTCATCCTGGCGACAAATCCGGGGGCCGTCCAACATATGCCTTTTCCTTACATCGCTCCGATTCTGACCCGATTGGCGGAAGACGCGACGGTTCCCGTCGTCGTCCATCTCGATCATGGCAAGTCTTATGAATATGTAGCGATGGCCATGGCATACGGCTATACCTCGGTCATGTTCGACGGCTCCCAGCTCCCTTTGGAAGAAAACATTCGAGTAACAAGGGAAATCGTAAGGCTTGCGGCCATGAGAGGTATATCAACGGAAGCCGAGATCGGTTCCGTAGGTTACAGCGATCCGTCCATCCAGATGAAACACGAGTATTCCGATCCGGAGGAAGTGTTCCGGTTCGCGGAAGAAACGGGCGTCGACGCGGTCGCCGTGTCCATTGGAACCGTGCATCGAATGGAGGTCCAGGGGGCTAAGATCGATTACGATCTGCTCTCGCGCATCGAGGCAAAGGTAGCCGCTCCTCTTGTGCTGCACGGTTCGACGGGGGTGGCGGATGAAGACTTGCGCAAACTGGCAGCCACGCGAATTGCTAAAGTCAACATCGGTACCGCTCTTAGGATGGCGTTCGGCAAGAAGCTTCGGCATGAAATGGAGATTCGTCCGGATGAATACGATCGGATTCGATTGTTCAGTGAACCGATGGAAGCGGTAAAACAAGAAGCATTGCATAAATTTCGAATCCTGGGTTTAGGGAGAGACGCTTAG
- a CDS encoding CoA-acylating methylmalonate-semialdehyde dehydrogenase, giving the protein MEKILQNWIGGAWVDAQTSLEEEVPNPATGLTIARVPLSTGADVDKAVQAAKVAYREWSKVPVPRRARILFKYQQLLVQHWDELARLVTIENGKSYGEAHGEVLRGIECVEFAAGVPTLMMGSTLPDIATGIESSMYRYPIGVVGGITPFNFPMMVPCWMFPLAIACGNTFVLKPSERTPLLAIRLAELFKEAGLPDGVLNIVHGSRDVVNGILEHPDIAAVSFVGSQPVAEYVYKTAAAHGKRVQALGGAKNHSIVLPDADLALAVKEITNAAFGSAGERCMACSVVVAVGAVADELVERLTDTAKKLTIGNGLENSVFLGPVIRESNKARAVHYIEKGIEEGASLVLDGREHEAFGKSGFFIGPTIFDHAKYGMNIWTDEIFAPILQVVRVGSLEEAIELANQSEFANGACIFTDSAKAVREFREAIDAGMLGINVGVPAPMAFFPFSGYKKSFYGDLHANGKDGVEFYTRKKMVVARY; this is encoded by the coding sequence GTGGAAAAAATATTGCAAAATTGGATCGGCGGCGCTTGGGTAGATGCGCAGACGAGCCTGGAAGAGGAAGTTCCGAATCCGGCTACCGGCCTAACGATCGCCCGCGTACCTTTGTCCACCGGAGCGGATGTCGACAAAGCGGTGCAGGCGGCCAAAGTCGCCTATAGAGAGTGGAGTAAAGTTCCAGTCCCGCGCCGCGCTCGCATTTTGTTTAAGTATCAACAACTGCTCGTTCAGCACTGGGACGAATTGGCCCGGCTCGTGACGATCGAGAACGGCAAGAGTTACGGAGAGGCTCACGGAGAAGTACTGCGCGGAATCGAATGCGTGGAATTCGCCGCTGGCGTTCCCACTCTGATGATGGGCTCGACTCTCCCCGACATCGCGACCGGTATCGAATCGTCGATGTATCGTTACCCGATCGGAGTCGTAGGGGGGATTACGCCCTTTAACTTTCCGATGATGGTTCCATGCTGGATGTTCCCGCTCGCCATCGCTTGCGGCAATACGTTCGTGCTCAAGCCTTCCGAACGCACGCCGCTCTTGGCGATTCGGTTGGCCGAATTGTTCAAGGAAGCGGGATTGCCGGACGGCGTACTCAATATCGTTCATGGTTCCCGAGACGTGGTGAACGGAATATTGGAGCATCCCGATATTGCCGCCGTCTCCTTCGTTGGCTCGCAACCGGTCGCTGAATATGTCTACAAAACGGCAGCCGCGCACGGCAAACGGGTACAGGCGCTAGGCGGAGCCAAAAACCACTCCATCGTGCTGCCGGACGCGGATCTGGCTCTAGCGGTGAAGGAGATCACGAATGCGGCTTTCGGATCGGCCGGGGAACGTTGTATGGCTTGTTCGGTAGTCGTCGCCGTTGGAGCAGTAGCCGATGAATTGGTCGAACGGTTAACGGATACGGCCAAGAAGCTTACGATCGGGAACGGATTGGAGAACAGCGTTTTTCTGGGCCCCGTCATTAGGGAATCCAATAAAGCGAGGGCCGTCCATTATATCGAGAAAGGGATCGAAGAGGGAGCCTCTCTCGTATTGGACGGCAGGGAGCACGAAGCCTTCGGGAAATCCGGTTTTTTTATCGGCCCTACGATATTCGATCATGCAAAATACGGCATGAACATATGGACCGACGAAATATTCGCTCCTATTCTGCAGGTCGTAAGAGTCGGGTCGTTGGAGGAAGCGATCGAACTTGCCAATCAATCCGAATTTGCCAATGGCGCCTGCATTTTTACCGATAGCGCAAAAGCCGTACGCGAATTTCGGGAAGCGATCGATGCGGGGATGCTTGGCATTAACGTCGGCGTGCCGGCTCCCATGGCCTTCTTCCCCTTTTCGGGTTATAAGAAATCATTCTATGGAGATCTTCACGCCAACGGAAAGGACGGAGTTGAATTTTATACGCGCAAGAAGATGGTTGTCGCCCGCTATTAG